ATCAGCAGTTAATTATCTACTTTAGAAATATTCTTATTGCCAGTTGAAAAGATGGCTTCTTTAATGGCTTCTGCCTCTTGTAACTAAAGACTTAGCCATTTCAAACTGATGTGCAGTTAAGTTAAAACAAACTTGGTTAGACTTTGCCttttttctcagtctttctgATTTTGGTTGAAGTGTGGGCTCTATTTCACTTCCGTGTAAAACACTTTCCAGTCATCATATCCTACATAGAAATTGAATTGAAAAAGTAGATGCTTTCTGCTTTGGATCTTGACAATTGGTTAAATTAGCTCATGTTGACTGACTGTTGGTAATCAGCTGTGTATGTGGTTGCTCTTAGCACGCTTGAGCCTCTTGGAGTGAGTTTGGCCCTTTTCTGTTGAGTCTTGAGGTGGTGAATGTCTCCCACCTTGCATTTGCAGAGTTGTTTCTTAGCAGATATCAGGAAGTGTTGATTCAGCTCTTATTTCTAAATTACGTAGGGAATATCTAACCTACATAACGGATTTTATCTCCCTCTCTTCATTTTGGATGCATTAGCTAAAAGGAGCATGGTAACTGTGCAGTCTCATTTTGCTTTTGCCTATAAGTATTTGCCCTGTTAGCCAGCAGGAGGCGTTTGGAAAAAAGAGAAGCTTAAGGCAGAATTAACTTCCTATCCATTGCCTCCTCTACCATCTTGGGCCAGCTCTGtttcctgttctgcagctgcaCGCTGGCATTGTTGACACGGTGCTGGGTGTCCGAGTGCGTTGCCCTGGCTGGTCCAGGCACTGTGGGAACAGGTTGGGGGAATAGTGAGCTAGAGGTGCCCATTTTGAGCGTGTGCTTTTTCTGTTCTACAGCCCAAAGAGGTTCAAATGAAGATGGTAATTCCCATGTCTGCAGCTTCTGGGGTCTCCTCCCAGCCTGTTCCCCCTCTCTCGCTGCCCTGCTGTCACCTCCCTTTCCGTCAGCAGGCTGTGGGACAGTGGGGATCTCTTCTGCCCAGATGGTCCGCATGAGCTCTTTCCCTGGGGAACGTGGGGTGTGCAGCAGAGGATGGGGGAATTGGCAGAGCTGACAGTGCCCTtccttgctctgctctcctgcagttTCGCAGCCATTTTTCTGCAAGCCCTTTGGGGGGCTGTACTCCCTGCCTTACCTGGGGGAGCAGCCGACCAAGGCTGCAGAGGCCCTGAGCCGTGCCGAGTGGTGGGAGCTGCTCTTCTTCGTGAAGAAGCTGGAAGCGCAGGAGCAGGAAGAGATCACCTGTCTCATCCAGGGAGAGCAGGTATTGGCCAGAGCCTGCagtggggaagcaggagggagggagtgagggaGAACATTAGGGAAGGGACCGGGCCCGGAGGAGGAGACGGCAAGCATGAGCTGTGCAGGGACAGCCTGAATGGGGAAGAAATGGGACTGAAATGGGATGGCGAAAGCGTGGGGAGCTGGGCACAGTAAAGGGGTGAGGACAGATGAGAGGAAACACAGTCTCCCATGACCCTGTGTCCAGCAAGGTTTGGGTAGGCGAGGCATGCCCGTGGGGTGATTCTGCCAGTTGCGATTGGGTGGTGAGTGCAGCTGGGAGGTCTGGGCTGGTGGTAGTTGgtttggggacagcaggggaggGTGGCACTGGGGAATGGCCCTGGGGGCCTCTGGCGATCAGCCTTTCTGTCCGTTCTGGCAGTGGCTGTCACAAGGGGTGTGGGGTCTGTGGTGAGTCCGTGAGGGTTAACTTGACCCCATGGGTCCAGCTGTCTGAGGTGGACGAAGAAGCCCTGCTCCAGCTGTCGGTACCTGTGGAGCTGGCCCAGAAGGTGCTGCGGGTCTTGGAGAAGCGGTGTCAGGGCAGCGCTCAGCGTGACTTGCGCGGCTCCCACATCTACGCCAAATACTTCCTTGGTAGCGGGGCCGAGCAGGATGGTGGGGGGAGCGCCGCGGTGTCTTCGGAgggtgctggctgcaggagcacTGGCCCTGAAGCCATGATGGCCAAGGCAATGAAGGAAGACCTTTCCGCAGCCACagtgctgcccccagcccccgctGCAGTGGCGAAGTCGGATTCCCAGCTGTTCAGTGAGCTCCTTGAGAGAGAAGGGCTGTTCTTCCGAGAGGCGACGGAGGAGCAGATCAAAGGTAATTGCCTGCTACGCGCTGGGGTACACGCATGGTGCTGGAGGCGGCTCCGTTGCCTCGACGGAGGAAGAGTCTGGGCAGGGTATGGAAGGCAAGGTGCCTGGAggtggcctggggagggggggacctgtgggtgctgggtctgTGAGTGCATGGCACCCTGGGAGTTGCTGGGTGTGTTACTGCTGCCCTGACGCCTgcacccctgcctccctcccgccAGTGTTGGGCAGCTCCGAGGGGGTGAGCGAGAGGGGCTGGCTGGCCAAGGTTGCAGCCATGGTGGACGTGATCCAGAGCAGGAGCTCAGAGGTGGGGCTGCGCTTAGCCGGGCTCAAGCACATCATGAAGATCCTGGAGGAGGAGCCTGAGCCTGAGCAGCAAGTCGGCAAAGCCCAGGGCGGGCTGGGGACCAGGAGTGTTGGGTGAGCTGTGGGGTGCTGTGCACCCCtcctgctggctggggagggccaTGTCGGCAGGGTGGGGGACAGCGATGGAGGCAGGAGTGCGGGAGGTGGCAGTGGAAGTGTGAAGGCTGGTATGTCCCTGTGTGCTCATCAAGAAGAGAGGTGGATCTTGTGTCCCTTTGTTCCGGGCAGTCTCACTCCTGGGGCTGACCCAGCAGCAGTAGAGCCAtgtgggcagggagaaggagTCTGGCAGGGCCTGGGATGCCAGCGTGCCAGCAGCAGTGCCAAGAGGCTCCTCCTGAGGCGTCCTTTCCCGTGCAGGGAGAAGCTGGTGAAGGTGGCAGTGGAGCTGCTGAGCACTGAGGTGGCAgagaaggccctggtggtgctgatGCTGCGGCTGCTGGCTGTGCTCATGGTGAAGCATGACTGGCGCGTGCCGTTTGCCACGGAGGGCGGTGTGCGGGCTGTGCTGGCCTGCATGCATCAGCATGCCTCCTCCGCCCTGGTGCAGCAGGCTGGCCTGGCAGTGAGTGTGGCAGAGGGAGTGCTGTAGGTGGGCGGGCAGGGTGCAGGCTCCAGGAATGGCGGAGATGCCCGCTGCCCTCCTGACTGCTGTTGACCTTGCAGGCCCTGAAGGTGCTGGTGGGAGCTGTGGCTGGCGagccaggaggtgctggtgggaAGCCCTTGCCCCTGAACCATGCCGACGCGCAGATGATGCGGGAGATCTTTGCCAGCATCGGCTCTGCCTCCAGCGAGGGCTCGGCAAGCCTGCTGAGTGCCATCCCTGCTGCCATGAGCACCATGCAGAGGGTCCCAGGGTAGGGGCAGAGTGGGGACAGTGGCTGGGTGTGGGGGGACCCTctgcgggggcgggaggggcacAGTGGGCAAGGCAGGCAGGTGGCTTGTGGGTGCAGGGGAAGCTCCGTGCTTGGGGGAGGAAGGCGCCCGCATCGCTCTGTCCCTGCAGGGGCTCCTCAGGCGTGCAGAACGGCTTGCTGGTGGTGAACATGCTGATCGACGGCCACCAGGGCCTGGCGGAACAGCTGGCAAGCTGCGATctccccacggtgctgcagagctgctggtgggatGGGCAGAGCACTGGCTGCCCTCACGCGATGCTCGCCCTCAGTGTGATCAACCGCCTTGCGGAGCACCGGCGACCCCTGGGCCCAGAGACAGCAGGTAGCGTGCTGCCCGCACCCCCTGCCATGCCACGGCCCCACGgatgcagcaggcagggctgcctctcctgccagggcagagcaccCCAGTGGCGCCTCTCAAGCGAGTGCCTGGGCTGGGCCCATGTGTCCTTGTCGTGGCAGGCAGAGAGGCCCCACTGGACCTGAGGGATGTGCGGACGCTTCTGGGTGGTCTGGGGGATGGCATCTTGTCCAAGGACGCGGTAGTGGCCCTGGAGCGGCAGCTCTGCAGTGAAGGCGCCGTCCCCTCTGGCGaggcagcccagctgctgcaggaccacAGGTGCTTCAGGCTACTGCTGCGCAGCTTTGAGCTGCTGGGGGCGGAGAAGGCCGTGAGTCTGAGCATCCTCAGGTGGGTCCAGGGGGATTTGGTGGGGGTCTGGGGCCTCCGCAGCAGGTGTGTGAGTGCTGGTGGTGATGTTGGGGGGACACGGCGCATGTTTGTGGGTCCTGGTGGGGCTGTTCTTCTTCACCAGGGGCAGAGGCAGGTGCACCCCAGCACATATGCGGGTGCTGATTGGGGTGTCCTGGGGCGCAGGGCCAGGTAGGGACAGAGCAGCACGagcctgggtgctggtggggtgtCGGAGGTGCCTGGGGAGCCTTGGCTCCCAGTCCCTGTGGGGTGCTGGCCTTCCTGGTGgggcagggaagcagggctgCCTCTGGCAGCGCTGTGTGTCTGCCCTGGCTTGAGTGGGCCCTTTCTGTCACTCAGGATCCTGAACAAGTTCCTGGACGGTTACCGGGAGGATGTGCTGCCCTGGCATGAGTGTGTGGAGCCCTGTTTGTCCTCCCTGAGTGCCCACAGCAGCGACCGGGAGGTGAGCGGGCCCTGGGACTCCCAGCAGGCAGGGGCGGCTTTGCTGGCTGTGCCGTGCATCGGCCAGGCCTGGCGTTGGTGAAGCaggggccctgcctgcagcagcctggccttGTTGTGGCCAGCGCgctgggagaggtggggagcagctgtcccggccgtggcCGTGGCCCGGTGGCTGGCGTGCCCAGCACCGTGCCTGGCCAGGCTCTCACGGGCGCTGCTGCAGTGTCGGGGTGGGAGGGGATGGAGCGCTGCAGCATCCCGCTGCTGGGGCCTGGCGGGTTCCCGGCGCCAGCCCGGCCACTCATGGCTGCCTGCTCAGCAGGTGGTGCAGGAGGTCGTTGGCTTCCTGCACCGCCTGGCCACTGCCAGCAAGGACTGCGCGGTGGTGATGTGCCGTGTGGGCACCCGCGAGGCTCTGTCCAAAGCCCTGGACAAGCACAGCACGGCCCCGTCGCTGGCACCAGCCCTGCTCGACCTGGTGATTGACTGTGAGAAGTATGCCAGCCTCTACAAAAAGCTGACGACCAGCATCTTGGCTGGCTGCATCCAGGTGGGCCTGGGGAGGCCCGGCTGCGCTGGGGCTCTGGGTCTTGGGGCCGTCTAGCTGTCCCCAGCACCGAGGGGCAGCcttctgctctctgcctgctgcagccctgcggtGGGCGAGAGGAGGAGGACCCAGGGCCCCCAGTAAGAGCATTGCCCCATCCTGTAGCTGGTCCTGGGGCAGATTGAAGAGCACCGCCGGAGCCACCAGCCCATCAGCATCCCCTTCTTTGACGTCTTTCTGCGCAACCTGTGCCGAGGTGAGTgcggggagcgggagctggagccCTGTGCCTGGCACGTGCTGGCCTGGCGGCTGGAGGCTCCACGTGCTCTCCCCACAGGCTCCAGCGTGGAGGTGAAGGAGGACAAGTGTTGGGAGAAGGTGCAGGTCTCCTCCAACCCCCACCGGGCCAGCAAGCTCACGGACAGGAACCCCAAGACCTACTGGGAGTCGAACGGCAGCACCGGCTCCCACTTCATCACTGTCCACATGCAGCGTGGTGTGGTGGTCAGGTGGGGCtgggccaggagggctggggggcctTGGGGCCAGGAGGGCCAGCGGCTGTGCGAGGAGGAGGGGGCTTTGGTGATCTGTGTGAGCCCTACCCCCATGGTCCCCATCCTGGGGGTTGCTGGATGTGGGCAGCAgtgcatggggctggcaggggccagggcagggaggtggggacTGCTGGGCAGCACCATGATTGCTGCGCTGCAGGGAGATGAGCATGCTGGTGGCCAGCGAGGACTCCAGCTACATGCCGGCCCGTGTCGTGGTGCTGGGGGGAGACAGCCCTGCCACCATCAGAACTGAGCTCAACGTGGTGAGTCTCGCACAGGCTGCTCAGGCCATGGGGCCCCATGGGAGCGGTGGGCTAGTCCTTGCTGTGCCCCGTGAAGGTCTCGCCCTGGTGCTGGGGCCCTGGGAGGTGCCCCACAGGGAGGTGGGGGTGGCATGAGCTGTGCTGCGGGAGCCTCCTCCTGGCTGTAGGCAGTGGGTGCTGGAGACTTGGGCAtgggcagccctgcagcccagtCTGCAGCAGGGTGGTGTGCTGGGGCTGTGAGCCAGAAGGGGCCCTGGTGGGGGGTGCCCTGTGGCTGTgtaggggctgctgggggggacaGAGGCTGTGGCTTTGATGAGGCATGGCCAGGGGAGTGTGCAGGGTGGCTGGCGCTCGCTGTGTGGTGTGCTGAGGGCTCGCTGTCTGCTTGCAGGTGACCGTCCTGCCCTCAGACAGCAGAGTGATCCTGCTGGAGAACATGACCCGCTTCTGGCCCGTCATCCAGATCCGAGTGAAGCGGTGCCAGCAGGTAGGGGAGCAGGGGGCCGGGCCAGGGAGCTGGCAGTGTGGGGCATCAGGGCTATGCCTGAGGAGCTGAGGGTTGTGCTTTCCCGTAGGGCGGCATTGACACACGTGTGCGTGGCATCGAGGTGCTGGGTCCCAAGCCCACTCTCTGGCCCATCTTCAAGGAGCAGCTGTGTCGGCGGACGTTCCTCTCCTGCACTGCTCGGGCTCATGCCTGGTGCCAGGAGATCTGCCGGGACCGGGGGCGACTGCTGCAGCTCTTTGGCAGGTGAGTTGTCTCCTGGCTGCGCCATCGCATCCCTGGTgtcccagggcctggggggatGGTGCTGGCAGCCCGCAAGGGGACTGTAGGGCCAGGAGAGGAGCAGCCGGGTGTCCCACCTGGATAGGGAGGGGCCTTCGCTCCTCCCTGGCCACCAGTGGTCCCGGAGGGCCAGGGCCTCTTTGGGGTCCCCCAGGTTTAAGCTGGGCACGTGGGCACAGCTAACCCACCAGAGAGGTGCCCCACAGGGGCCGGCGCATCCTGAGGTCGGTCAGGCGCAGGTCGGTCAGGCACAGGCAGGATCTCACGGCCACAGGCGCCGCACAGCCACCCAGTTTGGCAAGGGCCCCAAGGCCCAGTgcaggcagggcctgggggcAGTGAGGGGCCCTGGCTGCTGGGGGCGAGTGGGGCTGCTGAGCCGTCATGCCTGGCAAGGGGGGGGGCACGGAGCAACCgctgagctctgctttcctgaggGAGTCCCCCCGGCCACCGGCAGGTGCCCAGCAGCACTGTGTGCTGCCCAGTCGCTGTTGCAGGCTGAACCGGGCGCTGCAGCATGAGCAGGGCTTCGCCGACCGCTTCCTTCCTGACGACGAGGCAGCCCGGGCCTTGGGCAGGACGTGCTGGGAGGCCCTGGTGAACCCCTTGGTGCAGAGCATCACCAGCCCAGGTACCCTGCGCTCTCCCGGGCCCGTCCGTGCCATGCCCCAGGCTGAGGCACCCTGCTCTGAGTCTGATTGGCCTCGCAGACCCCCACGGCGTCAGCCCCCTGGCCTGGTTGCTGAGCGAGTACCTGGAGAGCGTGGAGCCACCACGCCACACCACAAGCCGCGGTGCTGTCTTTGGTTCCTGTGTGCGGCGCCTGACCCAGCTCCTGGTGCACGTGGACCCTGGTAGCCCAGAGCCAGAGGAGGCAAGAGCAGGTGGTGAGCGAGGGGCTGCCCTCCCATGGGGCTGGGAGGACGGTGGCCCAGAGTGCCAGGCTGCGGCCGTGGGAATCTGCTGGGGAGCTCTGGGGAGGGCCCTGTGGCATAGGAGGCTCCCGAGCCAGGAAGGCTCATGCCCCCACAGTGGCCGTGCCTCCTGGCATCTCCTCTGCCCTGCGCCccccagggagagggggaggctgCTGGCGGTCAGTGTGTGGAGCCTGCCCACGGAGCCACGCTGAGCCCAGGGGTGTTCCTTGGcaggtgggaaggagaggaagaacaagGAGGTGCCGCCCAGGGCTGCAAAGATGGTGGTGAAGTCGAGCGGCCTGTGGGGCATCTCGCAGTGCTGGCGTGGCGTGGTGCAGCAGCAGGTAGAGCTTGGAGGGCCGGCCATGGGGACCGGAGAGGGCGTGTGGGACCCCGCACCAGGACCTACACCCTGGTGGCGCCCTGGGAGCGTGGTGAGGGCGCGGGGCTGTACCTGGCCTCCACATGGCCCGAGGATTGTGGGGACAGCCCTGCTGCGCTTGCCACCCTGGCAGGGCTCAGGCGTCAGCCGGGCCCTGTGCCCAGGCTAGTGCTGCAGGCTGCGAGAAAGGTACAGTGTCGGGCTACTTATTtcctgctgggctgctgctgcacttctgtcctgcccccgcagcccctgcccagcccttggGGCTGTGCTCCCACCTCACCACAAGCTCTTGGTAGCCTGCAGCAGCAAGCACCAGGGCCCTCTACTCGGTTCCTGCCTGGGACCAGGGCAGTTGGTGTTGGCAGGGTGAGGCTGGGGCTGTGAATGTTCCCGCGGGCCATGGGCGCGTCCCGCTGCGGGGCTCACCCCTCCCGCGGCGCGTCCCGCTGCGGGGCTCACCCCTCCCGCGGCGCGTCCCGCTGCGGGGCTCACCCCTCCCGCGGCGCGTCCCGCTGCGGGGCTCACCCCTCCCGCGGCGCGTCCCGCTGCGGGGCTCACCCCTCCCGCGGCGCGTCCCGCTGCGGGGCTCACCCCTCCCGCGGCGCGTCCCGCTGCGGGGCTCACCCCTCCCGCGGCGCGTCCCGCTGCGGGGCTCACCCCTCCCGCGGCGCGTCCCGCTGCGGGGCTCACCCCTCCCGCGGCGCGTCCCGCTGCGGGGCTCACCCCTCCCGCGGCGCGTCCCGCTGCGGGGCTCACCCCTCCCGCGGCGCGTCCCGCTGCGGGGCTCACCCCTCTCGCGGCGCGTCCCGCAGGTGCAGTGGTTCCTggaagcagcagggcaggcaCCGGATCTTGTGGAGCGATACTGTGGGCTGTACCAGCGCCTGCGTGGTGCCACGGAGGAGCTCTTTGGGCAGCAGGCCAGCTTTGTGCTGGCCCTGGGCCAGGGATTTGCAGGGGCTTTGCTGCAGCTCTCCTTCCTTACCACCCTGCACGTGAGTCGAGGGAGCATGGcatcagtgccggggccccaggcgCAGGCTGGGGAGGCTGCCCTGGCCCACAGCCTTGGGGTGAGCTCTGGGTGGGCGGTGTCCTGGCCCACCACCGAGCCACGGAGCTCTGCCCTGTGGCGGCCCTGGACGGTGGGTGCCCAACTGTGGGTGCATGGTGCTTGTCGCGGCGTGGCCCCGGCCCTGGTGCACTCCTGCCTCAGGCTGGTGCCTGGGCACCCTCGGCCCCTGCCCGAGAGCCCCAGGGTTTCCCACCTGCTCCCGCGCAGGGACATCCCCTCAGTCTGGCCCTGCGGCCACCCACTAAGCCCCCTCCGCAGCCAGACCTGTCCCTCTGCAGGTGAGTGAGCAGTTTGCCCGCTACCTTGATGGGAAGATCCAGGAGCTCCATGGGGCTGCTGGCAGTGCAGGGCCATTGCAGCAGATCCTGGAGCCCTTCGTTGTCTTCAGTGGCCTGGAGCTCGCCCACACCTTCGAGCACTTCTACCGGTGAGGGGTGCCATGTCTCTACAGGACCAGAGGGCCTGGTGTGGCATGGTGTGGTGTAGCAGGGGAGGTGCAGGTGGCGCTGAGGCTGTGGCGGTGGTGCTCCCGCTTTGCTTTTCCCGGCTCTGGCGTGTGGACGGGAAGGCTGTGAGGGCCCGTGGGTGCTGCCAGTCTGCAGAGGCACATTCTCTGCTGGTGACAGGGAGGGGAGACAGGTGCTGCCGGGCCCATGTGCCTTGGGGTGAGGCTGGGGCCGTCTCTGTCTCCTGGCGGGTGGCTAATGGCCACGGGGCTCGGGCCGGCCCCTGACCTGAGGCTGGCGGCTGTGGCAGGCACTACCTGGGGGACCGGCTCCTGGCGCAAGGGCTGTCTTGGCTGGAAGGAGCCATCGTGGAGCAGATCGGGCTGTGCTTCCCCAGCCGCTTCCCCCAAGAGATGCTGAGCAACTTGGCTGAGTCGGAGGAGCTCCAGCAGCAGTTTTACCTCttccagctgcaggagcaggacaagcggctgctggagctggaCACGGGCCTGGATGAGGTGAGCGTGTTGGTGGGGTGGGGAAGCTGGGGGCCACCCTTACAGGGATCCTGGGGCCTGTCCTGAGCTGTCCTCGTGTCCGCGTGCCCAGGCACTGGGGACGGCCTCGGCAGCAGATGTGCCAGAGGTGAAGGTGCTGGCCCTGTCCCCGCGCTGCTGGCCCATTTCCCCGTTCTGCTACATGGATGAACCTGGGAGGTTTTTCTCGGCGGCCCTGAGCTCCCCGCTGGATGAGTTTGCCAACTTCTGCAGGCGGAGTGAGTGTCGTGGCAGTGGGTGTGCGTGGGGGTCTCGCCGGGGCCCAGGCCCTCCACGGCAGCTCAGCCAGAAGTGGCAGGAGCGCTGGGGTGTGCTGGGAGTgcctggcagggctggccccTGGCCCTTGTGCTGATGCTGTCTCTGGCAGGCCAGGACCAGCTGGGCTGGGAGTGCACGAAGCCCCGGCGGTTGCAGTGGACGTGGCTGGGCCATGCCGAACTGCAGTTTGGCGACTGCGTCCTCCACGTGTCCACGCTGCAGATGTACATCCTGCTGTGCTTCAACAGCACCGAGGTAGGAGCCAGGGCCCCGGTGGGGTGAGGGAGGCAGCGGATGCTGGAGCGTAGCAGGGCCGTGTCCTCCCTTCCGGTGGGGTCTCCGGTGGTGTTTGGGGCACAAGCCCCCCCCTTGTTTGGCTGAGCCTGCAGCTGGTGGGTCTTGGCTGGCCGATCTCCTCTCATACCCTCCTGCAGGAGGTGGCTGTGGAGGCCCTGCTGCAGGCTACGGGGCTCCCTGCTGACCTAGTGCACCACGCACTGACACCGCTGACCCACGGCGAGGGCGTCCTGGAGCGGAGCTGCATGCCGGGAGGTgagtgtggggctggggcacccctggggaggtgctggtctgAGCCCCAAGGGGTGCTTGCAGGGGAAGTGAGTGGGCTGGGGTGAGTCTGTTTGTGCTTAGAGCGCAGGTCTGCGTGTCAGGTTGGGGCCTGAGGCTGTGTGTGGGGCTGGGGCGTGGGGCCGTGCATGGGGCATGGGTCAGCGTGGGTGGTTGGGTCTCAGGCctgtggggggggttggggacaggggCTAGGGGTTGTGCGTGCGGCTGTTGCTTGGGGCCATgtgtgggggacagggatggggctgaCACCTGTGAAGGCAGCAGTGGGAGGCCCAGGGTTGGGTCCAACAGCCACACGTGTGTCCTGGGGCTCCTTCAGGGCCCAGCTCAGGGCTTGGCTGACCCTGGGCCGGGTGCTAGCTCCAGGTGTGCTGCGGCTGAACCAGGCAGCCCTGGCCCATGCCTCTGGCCGCCAACTGAGGCTGCTGCCCCGGCAGAGGTACCTGCAGGCGGAAAGGGCTGAGGTCAGCGccctggaaaggaagaggaacatCCTCTGCTGCCTCATCACCCGCATCCTCAAGGTGGAGAAGCAGCTCCACATTGACAACCTGGTGTTTAGGGTATGGAGGGCTTGAGGGGCAGAGAGGGGCCGTCTGGGTGCTGCACTGCACTGCAATGTGGGGCTCCCTTGCTGCTGTAGGTGATTGATGCCTGTCAGAAGGGTGAATTGGGTCCAGGGCTGCAGTTCCTGAGCTTCTGCTGCCACAGTGTGGATGTGCTGTCCTGTGTCCTGCACCTCTTGAACCAGGGCTATCTCCGGCGCCAGGAGGAGAGGCCTCATGTCTTGGAATACATCTCTGTGGAGCCCACAACACCCCTTGGGGGCCAGGCACAGATGGTTTTCCAGAGCAGGCCACCAGAGGCATCTC
The genomic region above belongs to Calonectris borealis chromosome 3, bCalBor7.hap1.2, whole genome shotgun sequence and contains:
- the CUL9 gene encoding cullin-9 isoform X10, which translates into the protein MHCTSTVRKNNCLAYSAASKHYYKAQENNLVLLLQRNCKISSWLAANSKEGTIEGAFPVMVDERHNGNLVVHLGPKLQACPEELIRQRRGHDGQPEYLIQWSIVSLEERAVGGSSASSAETKLENISLWMSAEEVCASCPALLGKRKLEGQWVKEEKAASPFTADVPLDETSLLEMKADVRSLVQRASRQMAETGAPESSILNTIHVLSAYASIGSLAGAFKETGALDLLMKMLCHKEKQIRRSAGKMLRALASHDAGSRAYVLLSLSQQDGIEQHVDFDGRYTLLELFAEMMSSEEHCMCFEGIHLPQIPGKLLFVLVKRYLCVTSLMDKLSSGMEQGGEQQDCAVPSLLTEERSRVKQEFEFSMAMANLILELVHVMGWDHSHKPELLPQQELRPRTTHSIFQPKTPTCTAAQMPMLTSNRGPHKKQGHAFLTPSDFTDRSGYVEYLQAKLVRGMRVRLLEDCGNVRAGEEGEFLQSTNSMHTVQVLWQSTGRTYWMHWHMLEIIGFGDQWEDPATQEKEYSLIESFNVDTAQRGSNEDVSQPFFCKPFGGLYSLPYLGEQPTKAAEALSRAEWWELLFFVKKLEAQEQEEITCLIQGEQLSEVDEEALLQLSVPVELAQKVLRVLEKRCQGSAQRDLRGSHIYAKYFLGSGAEQDGGGSAAVSSEGAGCRSTGPEAMMAKAMKEDLSAATVLPPAPAAVAKSDSQLFSELLEREGLFFREATEEQIKVLGSSEGVSERGWLAKVAAMVDVIQSRSSEVGLRLAGLKHIMKILEEEPEPEQQVGKAQGGLGTRSVGEKLVKVAVELLSTEVAEKALVVLMLRLLAVLMVKHDWRVPFATEGGVRAVLACMHQHASSALVQQAGLAALKVLVGAVAGEPGGAGGKPLPLNHADAQMMREIFASIGSASSEGSASLLSAIPAAMSTMQRVPGGSSGVQNGLLVVNMLIDGHQGLAEQLASCDLPTVLQSCWWDGQSTGCPHAMLALSVINRLAEHRRPLGPETAGREAPLDLRDVRTLLGGLGDGILSKDAVVALERQLCSEGAVPSGEAAQLLQDHRCFRLLLRSFELLGAEKAVSLSILRILNKFLDGYREDVLPWHECVEPCLSSLSAHSSDREQVVQEVVGFLHRLATASKDCAVVMCRVGTREALSKALDKHSTAPSLAPALLDLVIDCEKYASLYKKLTTSILAGCIQLVLGQIEEHRRSHQPISIPFFDVFLRNLCRGSSVEVKEDKCWEKVQVSSNPHRASKLTDRNPKTYWESNGSTGSHFITVHMQRGVVVREMSMLVASEDSSYMPARVVVLGGDSPATIRTELNVVTVLPSDSRVILLENMTRFWPVIQIRVKRCQQGGIDTRVRGIEVLGPKPTLWPIFKEQLCRRTFLSCTARAHAWCQEICRDRGRLLQLFGSRCCRLNRALQHEQGFADRFLPDDEAARALGRTCWEALVNPLVQSITSPDPHGVSPLAWLLSEYLESVEPPRHTTSRGAVFGSCVRRLTQLLVHVDPGSPEPEEARAGGGKERKNKEVPPRAAKMVVKSSGLWGISQCWRGVVQQQVQWFLEAAGQAPDLVERYCGLYQRLRGATEELFGQQASFVLALGQGFAGALLQLSFLTTLHVSEQFARYLDGKIQELHGAAGSAGPLQQILEPFVVFSGLELAHTFEHFYRHYLGDRLLAQGLSWLEGAIVEQIGLCFPSRFPQEMLSNLAESEELQQQFYLFQLQEQDKRLLELDTGLDEALGTASAADVPEVKVLALSPRCWPISPFCYMDEPGRFFSAALSSPLDEFANFCRRSQDQLGWECTKPRRLQWTWLGHAELQFGDCVLHVSTLQMYILLCFNSTEEVAVEALLQATGLPADLVHHALTPLTHGEGVLERSCMPGAPGVLRLNQAALAHASGRQLRLLPRQRYLQAERAEVSALERKRNILCCLITRILKVEKQLHIDNLVFRVIDACQKGELGPGLQFLSFCCHSVDVLSCVLHLLNQGYLRRQEERPHVLEYISVEPTTPLGGQAQMVFQSRPPEASPDEDSRDCLYWLNPGIGRSEEFLMAMLHVPMGHTLSPEEAKLLMNQTVQQVQDTLSIPDDVARHLLMHCRWNVDFLIQCYVENRETLLISSGLQVQDAQPPPSPGTHCPVCVNHLCPTEQPPTLCCMHYCCKYEKALLRGYVECCSNLTWCTNPQGCDQILLKDGFGYGAACSKCSWISCFNCNFPEAHYPASCSHMSQWVDDDGYYEGMTSEAQSKHLAKLISKHCPSCQAQIEKNEGCLHMTCAKCNHGFCWRCLKPWRPIHKDYYNCSAMVSKAAWQEKRFQDYNERCTFHHHAREFAVTLRNRVSSISEMPKIRTLTFVLDACKVLEQARKVLAYSCVYSYYNQDTESMDIVEQQTESLELHTNALQILLEEALLHYQDLASSLQLLKAEHFSAGLELVHQIKERLFAILWHSTQQDFHVGLQTLADPGQRKVNLSNVPTSAPACIGPKHTILCDSPNTDEGGKEVEDEEYEPQWQEDYDDDDDLEEDNFLFDDESDNLDCDSYFDDDDAYD